Sequence from the Thermocaproicibacter melissae genome:
AGCATAGAAGCAGCTAAGGATAACGCGAGAATTTTGAATAGCTTTCCTTTCATAGCATTTCCTTCCCTTCAAGTCAAGATTATTTATATCCCACTTCTGGGGGATTAGTGAAAATATATTTACCGATGATCAGCCTTTCACTGCGCCGATCATAATGCCCTTTGTGAAATATCTCTGGAAGAACGGATACACAAACAGAATCGGGAACACAACAACCATGGTAATGGTCATCTTAATCGCGGTCGGAGTGATCTGCGTTGCAGCATTTTGAATTGTTTTCGCATCCATGGAGTTCTGTACAATTGCTGCGAGTGAGTTTGCTTGGTTCAGATAAACGTAAAGCAAGTACTGCAGGGTGTAAAGGTGGGAATCCGTCATCAAAATCAGGGTGTCCTGGAAGGAGTTCCACTGGCCCACTGCCGAGAAGATTGCAATTGTTGCAAGAATCGGTTTGCAAAGCGGCAGAACAATTTTGGTAAAGATCGTCATGATTCCTGCGCCGTCAATCTCGGCAGCTTCCTGCAGAGCGACTGGCGTTGACTCGATGTAGGTCTTAACCATGATAACATTGAACGGGCTTACTACTGCCGGAAGAATATACGCAAGGAAATTGTTTGTAAGGCCCAGGGTTCTCATCGTCATAAACCACGGAATCAGGCCTGCATTGAAATACATAGTAATGATGAGGAAACGGTACCAGAATTTACGATGCCACATTTCCTTCGTAAACAGGAAACCCAGCAGAGAAGAGCCAATGAGCGTCACTACTGTTGCAAGAATGGTTCTCATCACGGTAACGAATGTTGCTTCGCCGAAACCGCTGATGCTGAAAATGTTGGCATAGTTGTCAAAATGGACTTTTATTGGGTAGAAAAGGACCTGCCCGTTTTCACTCAGGTCGTTGGCACTGATGGTATTAATGAAAATGTAGTAGAACGGGTAAACGCAAATAAAGGTAAACAGGATAAAGACCGTATAGTTTATGATATTAAAGATTATGTCGCCTTTTGTCCGACGCTTTACCATAAAGGATTCCTCCTGAAATTTTTGTTTTTACACGATTGTGGCACCACGTGTTGCTTTTGAGATGACGTTTACGACGGTCAGCAGGATGATACTTACAAACGATTTCAAAATGCCGACTGCAGTAGCCATCGAAATACTTGACAGGCCAATACCTAAATTGTAGACATAGAGGTCCAGAACTTCGATGTGCTCCTGGTTGAAGGAGTTTTGGAAAACAAAGTACTGGTCAAGTCCGTTGTTCAGGAAGTTTGCAACACTGAGCATCAGGAGAACAAAAAACGTCGGGAGAAGACCCGGAACCGTGATATGCCACATCATTCTGAAGCGCCCTGCTCCATCGACAGCGGCAGCTTCGTAAAGCTCCTGGTCGATACCTGCAATTGCTGCTAAGTAAATAATTGCGCCCCAACCGGTGCCCTTCCACATACTCCACAGTGTCATGTTTAACCATGTATGGTTGTCAAGAGCCAACCAGTTGACGTTCGTGTCGATAATATGTAGGGATTTCAGCACCATGTTGATGGGTCCGTTATAGGAGAAAAGCGCATAAGCAAATGAGTAGACAAGCACCCAAGAAATAAAGTTCGGCAAAGTAGTCAAGGTCTGGATGGTTTTCTTCGTTTTGTTAGAAGTGATTTCTGCAAGGAAGATTGCAAAAACCATCGGAACCCATGAGGTGAGAATGTTCAGACCGCTGATTGCGAACGTGTTCCGCAGAACTGCCATAACTCTGGCTGCCTGTGTGGGGTTTGCAAACAACGTTGTAAACCAATAAAAACCAACAAATTCGCACTGGTTCAATTTCAAGGGCGGATCATAATTGTAGAACGCATATATCCATCCGTAGAGAGGCAAGTAAGAAAACAGGAATGTCAAACAAAGGAATGGTAGCGCAATGAGAAATAATTGAATCCCTCGCTTTTTGCGTGCTTTTGATTGTTTGTTCAATTTCGGCTCACTAATTACCGCCTCGGCAGAAGCTGAGACTTTTACGCCCTTGTGGTTCATATTTCTAT
This genomic interval carries:
- a CDS encoding carbohydrate ABC transporter permease, with protein sequence MVKRRTKGDIIFNIINYTVFILFTFICVYPFYYIFINTISANDLSENGQVLFYPIKVHFDNYANIFSISGFGEATFVTVMRTILATVVTLIGSSLLGFLFTKEMWHRKFWYRFLIITMYFNAGLIPWFMTMRTLGLTNNFLAYILPAVVSPFNVIMVKTYIESTPVALQEAAEIDGAGIMTIFTKIVLPLCKPILATIAIFSAVGQWNSFQDTLILMTDSHLYTLQYLLYVYLNQANSLAAIVQNSMDAKTIQNAATQITPTAIKMTITMVVVFPILFVYPFFQRYFTKGIMIGAVKG
- a CDS encoding ABC transporter permease subunit, with the translated sequence MAVLRNTFAISGLNILTSWVPMVFAIFLAEITSNKTKKTIQTLTTLPNFISWVLVYSFAYALFSYNGPINMVLKSLHIIDTNVNWLALDNHTWLNMTLWSMWKGTGWGAIIYLAAIAGIDQELYEAAAVDGAGRFRMMWHITVPGLLPTFFVLLMLSVANFLNNGLDQYFVFQNSFNQEHIEVLDLYVYNLGIGLSSISMATAVGILKSFVSIILLTVVNVISKATRGATIV